Genomic window (Zingiber officinale cultivar Zhangliang chromosome 2B, Zo_v1.1, whole genome shotgun sequence):
aaaaacttttaaaaattctttaaaaattattttaaaaactcttttaaaaatcattttaaacttttaaaaattctttaaaaattattttaaaaacttttaaaaatcatttaaaaaatattttaaaaatcattttaaaactatctaaaaattctgtatcattttgaaaaattcttcttatttttttcactataatgaaatagtaataataaattgtttctatagattattttcactttaaaaattattattttgactttaaactcatttttaatcttaaacatcattttaaccttaaaattaatttttaatttgacttaactaaaaattaaatcttaaaataaaacttaatattgaaattacaattaaaattaaaattttttaacttaaacttaaaattaaacttaaacttaaattaaccactaatattaatttaaatctaaaatcaaaactgaatcaaacatatgttaattgacataaaacatattataaaaattattttaaattccttttaaatgctgttttagaaatccctttaaaaatttttttaataataataataattataactaacactttcattgaccagctcaatcaagtaatatgaaatttaaattatttcactaagtattaaattattaaatcaagtaaaaactaatcaataaattattgataatgcttaactgttattgaattaataaaatcttatcttatttaaccttaaactaaagttaagcacctgaatctaaaattaattaattaatcaaattcaaataaacagttataccaaggatacagagataataatatatgtattagacaaatgtgttagggcgttgaaatttaacacaaccaaaccttagtattaaaggggagatattaaattaaggggagtaaccaattcagggggaggttcaatttcttttaaatcccctagaaaaattaataaataaggaggattaataaattaaaggaaggaatatcaaattcagggggaggtttattttttaattatctccttaagcgttattttttaatcttctctttagaaaattctacctcattaaaaaaaaaaattactttgaacatttttagcaaatattttcaaacttttaagtatcaagttcagggggagaaataaaactaattcagtttttcaaatcgaattttaaacttaattttgaaaatcaaagtttaaaaacaacttgtttaaaattgtgaatttttttacaaaaatttgaaagtttgaaaggttttgaatctaatacttttaaactttgaaaatttgattttgaaaaacaaattttacaaaaacattctaaaaatacgatcttacttttaccaaactcctttgaaaactaaaagtaaagatttaaatttaatttaactttactttgaaaattgtcctgcatctagttcttaaaatttgattttacttagttttgacaatttgatttgaaggttaaaattttacaaaaattattttactaaCTAAGCTTctcattttccttgattttgaaaattgaatcttttacaaacttcgtgttgaaaaataaatttcaattagttttgaaaaatagatttttcaaacttagctttgaaattttggttttgaaaacttatgtttgaaaagcgtttcaaagttgaaacctgtttcaaagcgtttcaaagttgaaatttaatcttgaaatttagaccttatacacttatgtttgaaaattaaacttaaaagttttcaaatctttatactccccccagtcaatttgatcttttcttggatttaaaaactcagttatttttcaaggtcttattgttttcagtaattctcactatgtttgtttaccctcgtttttttgatgtatgccaaagggggagggttaggttggttaagttagagcaacttaatgcaaacttgaaaaactaacttaaaccttaaaaacctcaataatcatgcttgattcttgcatatttttttatcactaacttaaccaggttgtcattccatcaaaaagggggagattgttggtgcggttagcactaacggtctaactcaggttttgatgaatgacaaatcaggttaagttaggtttgttgttgtctgacacttttatcaagtgtgcaggaaaagtccagctaggtcgacgggctgaccggatagctggcgagaagtccaagcgggtcgacgggctgaccggacgcttggcaagaagtccagttaggtcgacgggctgaccggatagctggcgagaagtccaagcgggtcgacgggctgaccggacgcttggcgagaagtccagacgggtcgacgggctgaccggacgtctggcaggtaagtgaggtaagtcactggaagggagtgactgtgaggacgcgttcccgggaaggggacattaggcgtcgatccgcttagatccatttcggatgtctaagtcgagatcgtgactagattccggtctcgaagacgtaatctaagtcatactctttcttatccatctattgaactttaactgtgctaactgttttacaggatacatatttgcctcggactaacccctGCTTTTGCGGGAAAAGGAGCTCGAACAGGTGGTCCGGCGCGCTGGAGGTCCGGCGCCGGGATCCGGCGCccgaaggcaaatttcatccagccgagtcgccgccacgtggagcatcatggttcgtgcagctacgtccggcgcccggaagggatccagcgcccggACAgcataaaagaagccccaggtaggagcttcaaataTATCAAGTCTTCACTGAGaacttactgcttgctctgctgctctacgctcctgcgacgccacgaggctattccgacaaagcgctttcttaaagtctaactcttcttctcttgtcggtattttatttctgtcaattcttgtacttatttgtaatcttcattcgaattgatagtgattgcccaacgaaagtactcacggagtacgggccttcgagtaggagtcgtcacaggctccgaacgaagtaaaaaacacctgtgtctattttagtttttcgctgcgtttatactcatctttatcgaatcgatattcaccccccccctctatcgaatccaacggtcttacaaaaacaactcttctaaagtacttacctccaggtcttttgagatgtagtaagcatcgacgattgatgtccactccggagttcttggaaatgcgttgagcgcgtagcgtatagtgtcccggtttgttaccgtttcaccaaggttttcgagaccagtaactagttcttttacctttgcatgtagaccggctactttctcacctttctccagacggatgttcatcagtttgttgcggaggatgtcccttctagcgagcttcgcttcggacgtgccttcgtggagttccaagaacttctcccaaagttctttagcagataaatagtttccgatgcggttgacctcttgaggcggtaacacgctcagcaggtgatgtttcgcacgactgtttgctaccgactcattatgctccttctttgtccaatcgctctcttctttttcttttccatctttatctattagagctacaaaatcatatttcataataaaccgaatttcaaaatctgtttttaggaatacctccatacgacgcttccagtctgcgaagttcccctcgaattttggtggaacaatgcttggtccgatcatctttgttgcttcgatcggcggttagtcctcctgaagcgccttgctttgataccacttgttggtccctttggaggtcggcaagaggggaggggtgaattgccctacaaaataaaacttgaacctttctcggatttcaactatataatgaacacttgtaataaataaataaaagagactaagtaaagaaaagaagacaccagaattttacttggtttgcaatcaggggattgctaatccaaggaatgtaagcgcactatctgattctcctttgggcggagtagcctctttacaacgttgacagcacaaatgaaaagaacagaattgaaagtacagaaggaattgattacaagttagtTATAttgaatgtacggatcagtactttatttatagtactggtccgggcgcctggaaggggttccgggcgcccccggggggataaattttatcccccaacggtcagctagcgatcagcttcgatctggtcaaatatgaacccctgggcgcccggaggtccggtcGCCCCGTCTCAGTTCgcctcgtcttggtccgggtctgttcgctccggctccgctagtttgggtgatctcggccttccggaatagggctcactcgaacccatgttccggccttctcctcgagcagccttccttcccggtttctcgtccctcgagcgtcgcgcacgctcttctcgtccaccggtgtactcttccgcggacacctcgtccctcggacgcaccgagcccgtcgactctctccccgtgccgtccttctctcttgccgcatcttccgctcgacttcctgtgttcctaagctcttgcacgcttagacacaagggttaaacaaacgcaggacctaacttagcttgtttgatcacatcaaaacaccttggggttccaacagtaggtgccgattcggttgacttcttctGGTGGAAGGACGCTtaacagatgaaattctgctttatcgtttgccacgtagtcggcctgttcctttttcgtccactggtattcctccttaccttcgggtgctacagaaccgaatttcattattaaaaataattcaaagtcgggtttaaaaaatacctgcattcgctttttccagctagagAATTCCCTTTCGAACTTCGACAGGTATATGCTTGGCCCGACCATTGATTcagtgcttcgatcgacggttagctctcctgaagcgtcctcactctgataccacttgttgggccgcattggccagctagaagggggttgaataaccctaaaaaatacaaacacaaaatatccttctcgaacttataacttaaatacttgtataaaattgaaagcaataaactaaaagaagaggctcacagacttgacttggttacaatcggggaggttgttaatctaaggaatgaaTCGCacactaaaaagatctccttcagacggagaagcctcttacagcagtgaaagcgcaaaaagagaagctaaactagaaatggAAGTTCACAAGTGTTGTATTACTAATTCTTGTTTTgttgaaaaagcttctggactaagactgtatttatagccttggttggggtgcCTGGAGGGTTCTCAGCGCTTGGaaggggaataaaattttatccccttcgcaacggatcgcaaTCAAACGCGATCCTGTCAAAATCaggttccgggcacccagaccactaaagtcaacttagttgacttttggtccgggccctctactccggtgctgctcgcctcggtccgggccttccgctccggctccactcgcttgggtgatttcaaccaaccgaaataaggctcacccgaacccaatttcgaccttcttgagctaaccttccactccggcttctcgtccctcggaaatgccgcgcgctttcttctcgtccgccagcgtactcttttgcagtacctcgtccctcggacgcaccgagcccgtcaactctctcccgtgtcgaccttctcgctagctgcgtcttttgctcgactatctgtgctcctaagctcttgtacacttagatacaaggttaaaataccacatgacctaacttaactttgttgatcacatcaaaataacattggggttccaacactttaaATAAGTCAGGAGACAAATTTGATAGTCGTTCATATAATATGTTGTCGTTGGTACTAAACGTCTGCTCCACAAAACAATTGATACTGgataagctaaaatttctttggcgatcatagagagaatgagaaaactttgagccttctgtgaccatcATTTTAGGAAGTGATGTAGTTCTTTTATATTCTTACCCTTTTACATTAGGAAGTGACATTGTTATTAACTTCCATTTCCCATTCCCGTTATATTGGTTCCTTTGGTATCAAATTCTTCGACTTCGTCATTAGAAAGTTGCATTCCTTCCATTCTTTTCTCGGCTCTGGTCTAATCGTCGAGTAATGCTTGaacttccaatgagtcgggagacagtTGACCGTTGATCATCTAATATGTTGACGTCAGCACTGAATGTCAGCTCCACAGAAACAATTGACActagacaagctaaaatttctttggcaATCACAGAGAGAACGGGAAAACTTTGAGCCTTCTATGCCCCCCATTTTAGGATAAcaaagttttcgctatctgcttcattaaaatcaaaagaactcATAAAATAATGTTCAAGTTtctatgtggaacttgaggatcctcgtggatgtTTCGtctgttcttttaataaaagttgtcttttataagttttaaattaatactAGCAGTTTGTTTATTTCAGAAATAATAGGTTAActccatattttacataatattgattagattatataaataaattctaacattatataaaatattaattggATCATGAAAAGaagaatttttaattgaaattaaaacatcataatacaaaattaatatttctagtaaacttctaatttaaatataATCTAAAGCAAATGTAATTTCAggattaatataaaaataatttttgcattTAGTTTTCATAACTAATATGTAAGAAATGGGATAATAAAtacagaatttttttttattgaatcgttaaatatttttaaaattttacaaatattactataaatattctattattatgaaaataaatatatactaGTATTAGTATgagtattttgtaaaaaaaataaatataataattctttatattaattttttttaaataatcgaTATATTGAATTCTAAAGTGTTGATTGCATTTCTGGTAAACGGTTAAATGATCTTAACcgataaaaaaatacttaaaaaaacaATCCCACCCTGCTTCAATGACTATGAACTGCTAGTTAACCAGCGGTTCCAATGGCTAGGAACCGTCGATAACACCAGcccttattaaaaaaaaaactaacggGCGGAACCAACTGTTAACCAGCGGTTTGCCGATTTTGGTGCCCTGGAATGCCGGGTTGGTTTTGAttcgacccgacgacccaactgAATGAGTAACCAGTCTGTTGACCCGATTATAAGCCCGGTCTAGATCTGAGCTAGACGCGACCCAGGTCAGGTCCACTCTCATACATAGTGTGCACttttaaataaattgataaaattttcataataacccattaataattttaaatcatttgGACTAGACTTTCTTTTATTATCAAACACaactaaatatttaaatattaggcaaatgaaaaataataatttctcatatttttttaaagtaaaaaaataaatgaaatgtattattatttttattaaaaattaagtaacGTTTTTTACAACTGGAAAATAACATAGCAttacaataatattaaatatttctgTCAAATATTGATGATCTTCATGTTtacatcatcaatcaaatatctcactTCTTAAATTTTTCAAATTTCACAATTAAATATTCTATCAATCAATATTTATGAGTTCCATCTATTAAATATATTATTCTTAAATAtctcaaattatataataaaatatcttaataaaataatCATTCCTCCTTATGAGCTCCACTTGCATATCATCTATCATGAAATCAGAACATAGTTGGGagagaaatatttaaaaaaaatatcttaccCAAATATCTCATTAAAGATGTCttaatatgttatttttcttCCGTATGCTTGTTGTATACGGTAGTACTCGTCCAAATTCCAATAATCCCAAACAGTCCCATAATCTAATTGATAGACGTCCTTCTCAATTTACCGATCGCATAAATTTAAAACACAATTTATATTTAGGACTACCTCTAAAATAGACTTCTCCGGATACGGCACGGCACAGCAAACATGAGAGAGCTACTACGTCATAAGTCGTACAATGTACACTAACTGTCagcttaatcaaaattactaCGTCATAAATGAGAACACTGAGTTTATATCAAAATACTGTCTAATAATTTGATAAAAATCATCCAATTTAGTCAAAAATCACTTTTAAACTATTAACATTTTAATCATAGCTCCCAACTGTTCGataattaaagttagaaaaatgatatactcaaaaataaaaatctaaggaAATATTCAAAACTAAACATATAAAATAATGCATCCATAAAATGTGAAATAATGGATCATAAATTTATATATCTAttcttaaatattttcttaagaTTCTTCATTATGCGCATTATTACTCTTAAAGTTAATAGGTATTATAAGTTATAATAgccattgattaaattgataaaaaatattttaatataatactaATTTATGTAtactaattttaaataaattaaaataattttactctACTATATAACAACTACTATCTACATtcctataaaatattaaaataaaaatatttttaatagaaaaaagatttttCTTAATGTATCAGACCCAACCCGTATCCCAGCGTCCGACGCGGCAAGAGGTGATTGGCCGGGTGGATTATCCTCGCCCTCTTGTTCCACCCCATCCCGTCTCACGCGACCCGCACCAGTATTCACCGCCGGTCTGTCTGCTCCCGCAGCAAAGCGAAGAAATGGCTGTTCTTGAATTCTCCGTCACTTCGACTCCCAGGTACTCCGGTCAATCCCCCTGTGCCATTCTCCCGATTCGTTCTCCCGGTTTAAGCAGAAGAATCGATCTTCCTCTTTCTCATCTATGGATGCTTCGATTCGGTAGGTTCCGGTTTTTGCAACACCGCAAGAGGGCGCCGGCGGCGGTGAGAGGCGAAGTGAGGTACGTGAACGGCGACGAGGCCAAGAAGCTGGTGAGCGAGGAAGGGTTCAAGATTTTGGATGTCCGCGACAGGATCCAGTACGAGAGGGCGCACGTAGCCGGCCCCTGCTACCACGTCCCGCTCTTCATCGAGAACAAGGACAACGACATCGGTACGTGGTGCCCTAATCGGCTCTGCTGCTgctcctccttttttttccttcccAATTCATCTCCCGTCTCGATTTCATTTTCTGGTCGCATAGATATGTTTCTGCAGCCGTAGGCATAAAAATGCGAGAGCAGAATAGCAGATGATGATAGTAAAATTTTAGGGCAGAAACTAAAGGACCTTAGTTTCTTTAtccagtttatatatatatatatattaaaaagggtgaaatattattattttaataatattataataattttggccaacacttttaattaaattgaaataattttaagtagattaaaattgcttaaaataattttcgattaaaaatattttgtggATGGAAAAAATAGAAGGGCAAAAATATGAAGGagttacattttttttaaatcatgtattacTTACAttgttttttcaaataaaaacGGTGTCTCCTCCTACTATCAACTCATACACAACTATTTAACTGTCTTTCAATATACTATTTTCATTTTTATCTCATGTCTATATCTCTTTCATAAATCATGAATTGGAGGTATGTTGTAATAGCTataaaatcatagtataatagtTATGATTTCATAGTTACTACAACATGAATGTTAAGTGAATAAGTCGAATCTACGTTGTAgcagttataattttaaaattgttacAATGTGAATAATAGATAAACAAGGTTGAATTGCGTTATAACAACTATAAAattgtaactgctacaacgtaaaTATTTTTGAACAAGTTATGTATTGTAGCAACTAGGATTTCACATATGCTATAACGCGCCCAACCAATTTAAGATTTGGGTAATTgagtaattatatatatattgctAATAGAGCAGGAtacattttttattaaaaaaattaaaatgaaacaccCTTGATGATTTCAAGAACTAGTGGTGATGTCTCTGAGTAGCGATATAATGGTTAAATCCTCCAACGGATATCTAAGGGATCTAAGATTTTGATCTATTTTGATAGCCAGTGAGAAATTTTCGTAGGATCAAATTAATCACTTCTAGGATTTGTCGGTTTgaaaaactaaatatttaaattaaaatgataataataatgatgatgatgatgatgataatgatgtTAGTTTTTACTTCGGCCTAATATAGAATGAGTGcccttctaatatttttttttttaaaatgggatgtttttttttgttggtgataatagaaataaaagggttCTTTTCATTTTACCTAAAATTATACGAAATgctaaaataataatataaaatttattttatctcagatttttttttctactttttcATTTTAACTCGTATAGTTTAAAATTTATGTTTTACTTTCCATAATTTGTAAAATCTAAGACCCTTGTTGTTTCATGTAAACcttatcatattattattattcccTTGCATTTCAGATCATGATTTAGCTTTTACTTAAGCTTTGTTGCTCTTGTTTTACCATTAGGCACCATTATAAAGAGGCAAGTGCACAACAATTTCGCCGGCTTGTTCTTCGGGCTCGCGTTCACCAAACCGAACCCGGACTTCATTCAATCAGTAAAGAAACAGCTTCCAGAGGATACTAAACTGTTGGTGGTCTGCCAGGAAGGATTGAGGTTAGCCTCGAAAACTTTCAGAATCAGTGCTAAAACTTAAGGTTTGATGGTATATGAAAATAAGTTTCAATGTTTGTTTAGCACTTTTATTTTAAACTCTCAGGAGCCTAAATTTTCTAACCTGTGAACTTAGTCAGAATTTGAATATATTTAGTTCTTAACAGTGGAATTTTTGTAATTTGATGACAGAAGAGACACTGGTTTCTGAATCAGAGCGGAGATGATTCTTTAACTGATCAAGAAATTACAATCTAAATCTGAATTATAAGAACATACTGTTTAAGCTTTTAACTTTGTTGATTTCATTGAAGGTCAGCAGGAGCAGCCGACAAACTAGATGAGGCAGGCTATGACAATATTGCATGTCTCACATCTGGTCTTCAATCACTAACACCAGGTTCTAATTTTTCTCTCGGATTCAATTAGGGCTCTAAGAACTAACTTTGTGTTAGTTTGATAATGCTCATTTAAATAAGCTTGAATCGATTTGTTAGTAGAGCCTTAATTTGGGTTGGATCCGTTGATTGACCAATCTCATCAAATAATTTAAACAGGttgaattaaattatataaactcatttaaaaataagCATAAATTGATCAATCTGCATAACCAATCTCATCAAATAATTTAAACAGGTTGAGTTAAATTAtataaactcatttaaaaataagCATAAATTGATCAGTCTGCATAACCAACCTCATCAAATAATTTAAACAGATTGAGTTAAATTAtataaactcatttaaaaataagCATAAATTGATCAGCTTGCATAACCAACTTCATCAAATAATTTAAACAGATTGAGTTAAATTAtataaactcatttaaaaataagCATAAATTGATCAGCCTGCATGGATTGTTGGTTTAAGCAGGCTAACCCGTGGCGGGTTTGGATTGGCCTACGGgtcgaaaagaaaaataaaataaaatttaaaattaaggtaAAAATTTTAATAGGCTGGTGGACTTACCCACCTAATATGCAACCCacacttaaaaattcaaatcttttatatatataattttatatttgtgAGCTCATGGCTGGCCATCTAACCCATAACCTATTTTAGATTGGATTGAAAATTTCCCAACTAGGCTAGTGGGCTTCCCTACCTAACCCCAACCAGCCAGATGATGGATTTTTAACGGGCTAACCCGTCACATCACATGCCAGATTTTTAACAGGCTAACCCATCCCATCTCATGTTGGCCTATTTGACAAACTATTCATTAAGGTTCGTCaatcatgtttataaataatatttatatacaatatttttaaataatttataaataaaatttatttattaacttaaatttaattatcaaaaataatatatatgaaAACTATTCGGgaataatttcataaaatttttaatGTCCTTTCAGATATAATAttcataatatattaaaaataaaaaatatataaatttcataaataaaaaaaattaatgtaaaTTATAAGAATAATAAAATTGATAGTTAAGTCCAATTAAAAGCTTGAACAAATGTTTATGAACAATATTCATCAATATACTTGAATTAAActcaatatattttttataaacagacttcataaataaataaataaataaacaaacaaagttcGAAAGCAGCTAAGCTTAGCTTGTTTATACCCATAGACTCAATCTAAAACTTCCGGAACAAAGTTTAATTTGCTTCTGATTACTGTGCTCACATCATTGTAGGAACCTTTGAATCTGTTGGTTCCACTGAGCTGCAAAATGCAGGCAAGGCTGGTCTTGTGACCATCCAAGGGAAGATTTCTGCAGTTCTTGGAACTGTGCTAATTTGTAAGCTACCATTTCtcttaaaaaaaagaagaaaacttaaTATGTTACTTTTTCCCCCTATGAACAGTTGGAAATTCAAATGCAGGTGCCTTTCTTTTTATCACATTCTTCCCTGAACAAGCTGAGAAGTTGC
Coding sequences:
- the LOC122046701 gene encoding rhodanese-like domain-containing protein 9, chloroplastic, yielding MAVLEFSVTSTPRFRFLQHRKRAPAAVRGEVRYVNGDEAKKLVSEEGFKILDVRDRIQYERAHVAGPCYHVPLFIENKDNDIGTIIKRQVHNNFAGLFFGLAFTKPNPDFIQSVKKQLPEDTKLLVVCQEGLRSAGAADKLDEAGYDNIACLTSGLQSLTPGTFESVGSTELQNAGKAGLVTIQGKISAVLGTVLICAFLFITFFPEQAEKLLQMSPTS